Part of the Candidatus Bathyarchaeota archaeon genome is shown below.
AATTCGCCCCAGGATAAACGATAATGAAGTGTTAAAAAATTGGTTACACGTAAAGGAGGATCTATAAAGAAAGGCAGTCAGGTCGGAACGGTGAGTCACATCTCTCGAAGCAGTGGGAACCTTATCCTCGAATCAAGCCGGAACGCCAAGATCGGGGAGACGGTTTTTGATTATAAGGGTAAGCGGGTTGGCGTTGTCTTTGATGTCTTTGGCCCTGTGAATAAACCATATGCC
Proteins encoded:
- a CDS encoding Gar1/Naf1 family protein, translated to MVTRKGGSIKKGSQVGTVSHISRSSGNLILESSRNAKIGETVFDYKGKRVGVVFDVFGPVNKPYASVRTRIKKPEHLIGAELYSGRGKSRT